The proteins below come from a single Rhodohalobacter sp. SW132 genomic window:
- a CDS encoding ATP-dependent endonuclease: MQIKKIAIKNFRLLEEVELNLEIDTTLIVGRNNTGKTSLTELFRRLLADSSPKFRLEDFSLGIHERFWEAHELFRNQENEDVIRERLPAISISLFVEYSAEEELGTLSDFIVDLNEECTTTKIVVTYAIGDGKISRLFADLDNDRQTFFRALRERVPKMFEARIMAEDPNDPSNTKILESNNLRAVLQFGFINAQRALDDAANKEKAVLGKVFERLFTSASSSGAGEDDQARAEALKTAVEEVQSQIDTDFNDQLSALIPTFELFGYPGLSDPQLRTETQLDVHQLLSNHTNVTYLGPNPEGVNLPESYNGLGSRNLIFILLKLFELFREFTTRDHESGVHLVFIEEPEAHLHPQMQSVFIRQLNRIRALFEVTYNQGKTWPVQFVVTTHSSHIANEASFDAMRYFLARAREDGSSILSTQSKDLRAGLSGEQPENRDFLHQYMTLTRCDLLFADGAVFVEGTTERLLIPKAIEKFDEQNGTNLGKKYLSIMEVGGAYAHLFYNLVDFLDLRTLVVTDLDSVNATNNRTKCRVSAGTHSSNASVNRWFDPAGDNSPTLQDLRAKTVNEKSINRRHIAYQIPHTDGDACGRSFEDAFILANPIKFDVDGRTATEREAQAWDFAQDVKKSDFALRYAINDTEWAIPRYINDGLCWLVQLDDFAQAHEEIENSAEDVADV; the protein is encoded by the coding sequence ATGCAAATTAAAAAAATTGCAATTAAGAACTTTCGTCTTCTCGAAGAAGTTGAACTAAATCTTGAAATCGACACGACATTGATCGTTGGTAGAAACAATACTGGTAAGACTTCACTAACCGAATTGTTCCGTCGCCTCTTGGCCGACAGTTCACCTAAATTCAGGCTTGAAGATTTCTCGCTCGGAATTCACGAGCGATTCTGGGAGGCGCATGAGCTTTTTCGAAATCAAGAAAATGAGGACGTAATTCGGGAGAGATTGCCTGCGATTTCAATTTCCTTATTTGTTGAATATTCAGCTGAAGAGGAGCTCGGGACACTCTCCGACTTTATCGTCGATCTCAATGAGGAGTGCACAACGACAAAGATCGTTGTCACTTATGCAATTGGTGATGGGAAAATTAGCAGACTATTTGCTGATCTTGACAACGACCGTCAAACTTTCTTTCGAGCACTTCGCGAGCGTGTGCCTAAAATGTTCGAGGCCCGAATTATGGCAGAAGATCCGAATGACCCATCAAACACAAAAATTTTAGAAAGTAATAATTTAAGAGCCGTCCTTCAATTTGGATTCATCAATGCCCAACGGGCATTAGATGATGCAGCAAATAAGGAAAAGGCGGTTTTGGGAAAAGTTTTTGAACGCTTGTTTACGTCAGCATCATCCTCCGGGGCCGGAGAAGATGACCAAGCGAGGGCTGAGGCTCTAAAAACTGCAGTTGAAGAAGTACAGAGCCAAATTGATACCGACTTTAACGATCAACTAAGTGCCCTCATTCCAACGTTTGAGCTCTTTGGCTATCCCGGCCTCTCCGATCCTCAACTTCGAACAGAAACCCAGCTCGATGTACACCAGTTGCTTTCCAATCATACAAATGTGACTTACTTGGGCCCGAATCCTGAAGGGGTTAATCTGCCAGAATCTTACAACGGACTCGGATCGAGAAATCTGATTTTCATCCTGCTAAAATTATTCGAGCTCTTTCGAGAATTTACGACTCGCGATCATGAATCAGGGGTTCATCTCGTTTTCATCGAAGAACCAGAAGCACACCTGCACCCGCAAATGCAATCGGTCTTCATTCGTCAGCTCAATCGAATCCGAGCGTTATTTGAAGTAACCTACAATCAAGGAAAAACTTGGCCAGTTCAATTCGTTGTAACAACTCATTCGTCGCACATCGCGAATGAAGCGTCATTTGACGCTATGCGGTATTTTTTAGCGAGAGCTCGGGAGGATGGATCTTCAATTTTAAGCACTCAATCGAAAGACCTTCGCGCCGGTTTGAGTGGAGAACAACCCGAGAACCGCGACTTCCTTCACCAGTATATGACTCTGACCCGATGCGACTTATTATTTGCTGATGGAGCAGTATTCGTTGAGGGAACAACGGAACGACTTCTTATTCCAAAGGCGATTGAGAAGTTTGATGAGCAAAACGGCACCAATCTCGGGAAAAAATATCTTTCGATCATGGAGGTAGGTGGAGCATATGCACACCTGTTCTACAATCTTGTCGATTTCCTTGATCTTCGGACTCTGGTTGTCACAGATTTGGATTCAGTTAATGCAACGAACAATAGGACAAAATGCAGAGTGTCTGCTGGAACCCACTCTAGCAATGCATCGGTCAACAGGTGGTTTGATCCAGCCGGGGATAACAGTCCTACGCTTCAAGATCTTCGTGCTAAGACCGTCAATGAGAAATCAATTAATCGTCGACACATCGCCTACCAGATCCCCCACACTGACGGCGACGCATGTGGACGCAGCTTTGAGGATGCGTTTATATTGGCAAATCCGATCAAATTCGATGTTGATGGACGAACTGCTACTGAAAGAGAAGCTCAAGCGTGGGACTTCGCACAGGACGTCAAGAAAAGTGATTTTGCACTTCGGTATGCGATCAATGACACAGAATGGGCAATTCCTCGATATATTAACGACGGGTTATGTTGGCTCGTACAGCTTGATGATTTTGCACAAGCGCACGAGGAGATCGAAAACTCAGCGGAGGATGTTGCAGATGTCTAA
- a CDS encoding glutathione peroxidase: MAADLNTLSSIYDYELKTIRGEDTTLQAYEGDVLLIVNTASKCGYTPQYEQLQKLYETYGEKGFTVLGFPSDNFGGQELDTEEEIVEFCEVNFGVTFPLFARSDVKGDSIHPLFADLTTMENSDFTGEIGWNFEKFLVDRNGNLLRRFKSNEEPMGDEIRSSIEEIL; encoded by the coding sequence ATGGCAGCTGATTTAAACACACTGTCTTCAATATACGACTATGAATTGAAAACTATCCGTGGAGAAGATACAACTCTTCAGGCATACGAAGGGGATGTTTTGCTGATCGTAAACACAGCATCCAAATGCGGATACACCCCTCAGTATGAACAGTTACAAAAGCTGTACGAAACTTACGGGGAGAAGGGCTTTACGGTACTTGGTTTTCCTTCAGATAATTTCGGAGGCCAGGAATTGGACACTGAAGAGGAGATCGTGGAGTTTTGCGAAGTGAATTTTGGAGTAACCTTTCCGCTTTTTGCCCGCTCAGATGTTAAAGGTGATTCAATACATCCGCTCTTTGCTGACCTGACAACTATGGAAAATTCTGATTTTACGGGCGAAATCGGGTGGAATTTTGAAAAATTCCTGGTTGACCGGAACGGAAATCTCCTGAGAAGATTTAAGAGTAATGAAGAACCAATGGGAGACGAAATACGGTCTTCCATAGAAGAAATTTTATAG
- a CDS encoding SHOCT domain-containing protein — protein sequence MEIITTLLMIGIVLTFFYGVFWVMAKFFGATFYHPVEARQAQSDRLNRQEYLNRIATEEPDIYKEAISNCKKKHFRVTTENVIGEVNKIKKQRSSKPSSTQKLRESLLSIKKSLTNDKTSSKLDKLEKLQKLRENNVITDSEFEKLKKDII from the coding sequence ATGGAAATTATTACTACTCTTTTAATGATAGGAATAGTTTTGACGTTTTTTTATGGCGTCTTTTGGGTCATGGCAAAATTTTTTGGAGCGACATTTTATCATCCTGTAGAGGCTAGACAAGCTCAAAGTGATCGTTTAAATCGACAGGAATACTTAAACAGAATTGCAACTGAAGAACCTGACATATATAAAGAAGCGATTTCGAACTGTAAAAAAAAGCATTTCAGAGTCACAACGGAGAATGTTATAGGTGAGGTAAACAAAATCAAAAAACAACGGTCCAGTAAGCCCAGTAGCACACAAAAATTAAGGGAATCACTTTTATCAATAAAAAAAAGTCTTACTAATGACAAAACATCTTCAAAACTCGACAAGCTTGAAAAGCTTCAGAAGCTAAGAGAAAACAATGTTATAACTGATAGTGAATTTGAAAAGCTCAAGAAAGATATAATATAA